One genomic segment of Novisyntrophococcus fermenticellae includes these proteins:
- a CDS encoding ArsR/SmtB family transcription factor, whose protein sequence is MDYYMENTKVFKALGDPKRALIVDMLSCGELCACDILEKFEMSQSTLSHHMKILCECGLVKGRNEGKWTYYSLDEDAISKTKQFFRAITSNKENCICMENENCCKECAENE, encoded by the coding sequence ATGGACTACTATATGGAGAACACAAAAGTGTTCAAAGCGTTAGGCGACCCTAAGAGGGCGCTGATTGTTGATATGCTCTCCTGCGGCGAATTATGCGCCTGCGATATTCTTGAGAAATTTGAAATGTCTCAATCTACTCTATCCCATCACATGAAAATTCTGTGTGAGTGTGGTCTTGTAAAAGGGAGAAACGAGGGAAAATGGACGTACTATTCATTAGATGAGGATGCAATCAGTAAAACAAAGCAGTTTTTTCGCGCTATCACATCCAATAAGGAAAATTGTATTTGCATGGAAAATGAAAATTGTTGTAAGGAGTGTGCTGAAAATGAGTAA
- a CDS encoding ArsR/SmtB family transcription factor → MMVDIFKALSEESRLRILSLLLEGELCVCEIEACLRMTQSNASRHLTALKRCGILESNKKAQWTYYKISDGFIQKNTELWEYLKGRLRTLPSYPSDCEEYQKCKLQGLCECNKKPH, encoded by the coding sequence ATGATGGTGGATATTTTCAAGGCATTGTCAGAAGAAAGCAGATTGCGTATATTGTCACTACTGCTGGAAGGTGAGTTGTGTGTCTGCGAAATTGAAGCCTGTCTGAGAATGACTCAATCAAATGCATCTCGGCATTTGACCGCACTAAAGAGATGTGGAATTCTAGAAAGCAATAAAAAAGCGCAATGGACCTACTACAAAATAAGCGATGGTTTCATTCAGAAAAATACAGAACTATGGGAGTACTTGAAAGGCAGGTTGAGGACACTGCCGTCCTATCCTTCGGATTGCGAAGAATATCAGAAATGCAAATTACAAGGCTTATGCGAGTGCAACAAAAAACCTCATTAA
- a CDS encoding DUF2703 domain-containing protein, protein MAGAVSSVTVVLNAAGYEVKVNKVNITTKELAIQYQFISSPTIRVNGNDIVVELRESVCEDYGDLCGDNVDCRVWVLAA, encoded by the coding sequence CTGGCTGGAGCGGTTTCCAGTGTTACAGTTGTCCTGAACGCAGCGGGGTATGAGGTAAAGGTAAATAAAGTGAATATCACAACGAAAGAGCTGGCTATCCAATATCAGTTTATTAGTTCACCTACCATTCGTGTGAACGGAAACGACATTGTTGTGGAGTTACGGGAATCGGTCTGCGAGGACTACGGAGACCTCTGTGGCGATAATGTGGATTGTCGCGTGTGGGTATTGGCGGCATAG
- the arsB gene encoding ACR3 family arsenite efflux transporter — protein MEQEKTQGIGFFEKYLTVWVLLCMAAGILIGKFLPGIPDVLEKFQYAGQNLPIAILIWIMIFPMMMKIDFQSIKNVRKNPLGILISSGSSWLIKPFLMFGLATLFFKVIFQPLIPAELAQDFVTGAVLLGVAPCTAMVFVWSHLTKGDPAHTLVQVSVNDLLILVLFVPLVQFLLGVNGVTIPWDTLFFSIVLFVVVPLVGGALTRFLMIKKKGIEYFNERFLPKFDGVTTLGLLLTLIIIFSFQGDIILEQPLFVLLIAVPLILQNVISATFTYLICKWTKQPHNIAAPASLIAASDFFELSVAVAITLLGPNSPVVLACTVGVLTEVPVMLLLVKFINKTKGWFPQNELQN, from the coding sequence ATGGAACAAGAAAAGACACAAGGCATTGGTTTTTTTGAAAAATATCTAACCGTCTGGGTTCTGCTGTGCATGGCAGCTGGTATCCTGATCGGAAAATTCCTGCCCGGCATTCCGGATGTCTTAGAAAAATTTCAATATGCCGGGCAGAACCTCCCGATTGCCATCCTCATTTGGATTATGATTTTCCCCATGATGATGAAAATTGATTTCCAGTCTATCAAGAATGTGCGGAAAAATCCTTTGGGCATCCTCATTTCCAGCGGAAGCAGCTGGCTCATTAAACCATTCCTCATGTTTGGGCTGGCGACTTTGTTTTTCAAGGTCATCTTCCAACCTCTTATCCCAGCAGAGTTGGCACAGGACTTCGTGACAGGCGCAGTATTGCTGGGCGTAGCACCCTGCACGGCGATGGTGTTTGTATGGAGTCATCTGACGAAAGGCGATCCGGCGCATACGCTTGTACAGGTTTCAGTCAATGATCTCTTAATCCTCGTGCTGTTTGTGCCGCTGGTTCAATTCTTGCTGGGAGTAAATGGCGTTACGATTCCTTGGGATACGCTCTTCTTTTCCATCGTATTATTCGTTGTCGTTCCGCTGGTTGGCGGCGCACTTACGCGCTTTTTGATGATAAAGAAAAAAGGCATAGAGTATTTCAATGAAAGGTTTCTCCCAAAGTTTGACGGTGTCACGACCTTGGGGCTGCTGCTCACCCTGATCATAATTTTTTCCTTCCAAGGCGATATTATTTTGGAACAGCCTCTGTTCGTTTTGTTGATCGCAGTACCGCTGATTCTGCAAAATGTAATCTCAGCCACCTTTACCTACTTGATATGCAAGTGGACGAAACAACCACACAACATTGCGGCTCCGGCTTCTCTGATTGCTGCCTCGGACTTCTTCGAACTTTCTGTGGCAGTAGCAATTACTCTTTTAGGTCCAAATTCGCCGGTTGTGCTTGCCTGTACGGTCGGCGTGTTAACCGAGGTTCCGGTCATGCTCT
- a CDS encoding FAD-dependent oxidoreductase yields MRIVIIGAVAAGTSAAAKARRNNEDAEIVIYEKDSFISYSGCGMPYYIGDEVESADQLIPRTPAFFKSKYNVDIHILHEVLSISPDIKSITIKNMTTGDEFIDHYDKLVIATGARAVVPPIKGADGPNVFTLRNINDMNRIKSHIDLTQPRAAVIIGTGFIGLEVCENLKRLGIEVTMLEKLSQVTPGLDADMAIYVQDHIVKNGVSVLTGVSAFEITNSSVVLSDGTEIKADMVLVSTGVRPNTELAAAVGIDLGASGAIRVNTKMETNLPDIYACGDCTQQFHVVTGKPVYRPLGSTANKTGRIAGDSMTGGGLEFRGILGTGIFKIFDMTVAQTGLSEREAHELGYDVVVCHNIKPNKPEYMQGKEMIIKGIADKKTGRLLGVQIVGYEGVDKRVDVFVTAITFKAKVEDLFHLDLAYAPPFSTTKDPVMYTGMILENAIHKGRPLMTAQELDVLVQSGEKYTLIDARVLTQYEKDHVDTAQSIPHEKLRKTAESLDKDTVTVTYCNKGTTGNAAQNILLGKGFKRVFNLSGGQKQYRKTHGEN; encoded by the coding sequence ATGCGAATTGTAATTATCGGTGCGGTAGCTGCGGGAACCTCTGCCGCTGCTAAAGCAAGAAGAAACAACGAGGATGCGGAAATCGTAATTTATGAAAAGGATAGTTTTATTTCTTACTCCGGCTGCGGTATGCCTTACTATATCGGGGACGAGGTTGAAAGTGCAGATCAACTGATCCCCCGCACGCCCGCTTTCTTTAAGAGCAAATACAATGTAGATATTCATATCCTGCACGAAGTGCTTTCCATCTCTCCGGATATAAAGAGCATCACAATTAAAAACATGACTACAGGAGACGAATTCATTGACCATTATGATAAGCTCGTTATCGCTACTGGGGCAAGAGCGGTCGTCCCTCCGATAAAGGGCGCAGACGGTCCAAATGTTTTTACACTGCGCAATATTAACGATATGAACCGCATAAAGAGTCATATAGATTTAACTCAGCCCCGTGCGGCGGTCATCATCGGCACAGGCTTTATTGGCCTTGAGGTTTGTGAAAATCTCAAGAGGCTTGGCATCGAAGTGACCATGCTGGAGAAATTATCGCAGGTCACGCCGGGACTGGATGCCGATATGGCCATTTATGTTCAGGATCACATTGTAAAGAATGGTGTTTCTGTGTTGACAGGCGTTTCTGCTTTTGAAATTACAAATAGCAGCGTGGTTTTATCAGACGGCACAGAAATCAAAGCAGATATGGTTCTTGTATCCACCGGTGTGCGTCCCAACACGGAGTTGGCGGCAGCGGTTGGAATTGATCTTGGAGCCTCTGGTGCAATCCGGGTGAACACCAAGATGGAAACAAATTTGCCGGATATTTATGCTTGCGGTGACTGCACCCAGCAATTCCATGTTGTAACGGGAAAGCCGGTTTATAGGCCGCTTGGCTCTACTGCTAACAAAACAGGTAGAATCGCGGGTGATAGCATGACGGGCGGTGGTTTGGAATTTAGAGGCATCCTTGGTACAGGTATTTTCAAAATCTTCGACATGACGGTAGCGCAAACCGGTCTTTCTGAGCGTGAAGCACATGAGTTGGGATACGATGTGGTGGTATGCCACAATATCAAACCCAATAAACCCGAATATATGCAAGGCAAGGAAATGATCATTAAGGGGATAGCCGATAAAAAGACCGGCAGACTTTTGGGGGTTCAAATCGTTGGATATGAGGGCGTTGATAAGCGGGTAGATGTTTTTGTAACAGCAATCACCTTCAAAGCGAAAGTCGAAGATCTTTTCCATCTTGATTTGGCCTATGCCCCGCCTTTCTCAACGACGAAAGACCCTGTGATGTATACCGGTATGATACTTGAAAATGCTATCCACAAGGGCAGGCCACTGATGACGGCACAGGAGTTGGATGTTCTTGTACAGTCCGGCGAAAAGTACACACTGATTGACGCAAGAGTTCTCACCCAATATGAAAAAGATCATGTTGATACGGCACAGAGTATCCCCCATGAAAAACTTCGAAAAACAGCCGAATCGCTTGATAAAGATACGGTTACTGTCACCTATTGTAATAAAGGAACAACTGGCAACGCAGCTCAGAACATCCTGCTTGGAAAGGGTTTTAAACGAGTATTTAACCTTTCTGGCGGACAGAAACAGTACAGAAAAACACACGGCGAGAATTGA